A single region of the Coregonus clupeaformis isolate EN_2021a chromosome 16, ASM2061545v1, whole genome shotgun sequence genome encodes:
- the LOC121584160 gene encoding alpha-1A adrenergic receptor-like — translation MVPIADNMNMTPEHPTHNCSNCSQAFVPELNVVKAVVLGLIFGTIIVCGVFGNILVILSVVCHRHLRTVTHYFIVNLAVADLLLSSIVLPFSATFEILGYWVFGRPFCNVWAAVDVLCCTASIMSLCVISVDRYIGVSYPLRYPAIVTERRALLALVGLWALSVTISIGPLFGWKEPAPEDESICKITEEPAYAIFSAVGSFYLPLAIILSMYCRVYVVARQESQGLREGHKTDKSDSESVTLRIHRGNTAVSEDEALHSRTHFALCLLKFSREKKAAKTLGIVVGCFVLCWLPFFLVLPIGSIFPEYRPSDTVFKITFWLGYFNSCINPIIYPCSNQEFKKAFQSILGVRCLRAQPRATHHLGPAQLQGHSLTLRLEGRGDPSRHSPSSSIALSRTPSSRDGREWRVFSGSSAAGSGTAVETGRAKVAQLCSKNLLKTCCCIRDRSLSKGPSHPQPPPHGTLPIIKIHQLSSSENGEAV, via the exons ATGGTTCCTATAGCAGACAACATGAACATGACCCCAGAGCATCCAACACATAACTGCTCCAACTGCAGCCAGGCGTTTGTCCCAGAGCTCAATGTGGTCAAGGCCGTGGTACTGGGACTGATATTTGGGACAATTATTGTATGTGGGGTTTTTGGGAACATCCTGGTTATCTTGTCGGTGGTCTGTCATCGACACCTACGAACAGTCACACACTACTTCATCGTCAACCTAGCGGTGGCAGACCTCCTGCTGAGCTCCATCGTTCTGCCCTTCTCTGCCACCTTTGAGATCCTAGGGTACTGGGTGTTCGGACGCCCCTTCTGCAATGTGTGGGCAGCAGTGGACGTGCTGTGCTGCACAGCCTCCATCATGAGCCTGTGTGTGATCTCAGTGGACCGCTACATCGGAGTCAGCTACCCGCTGCGCTACCCAGCCATCGTGACAGAGCGCAGGGCACTGCTGGCCCTGGTTGGCCTGTGGGCTCTGTCTGTCACCATCTCCATTGGCCCTCTGTTTGGCTGGAAGGAGCCGGCGCCAGAAGACGAGTCTATCTGTAAGATCACAGAGGAGCCTGCCTACGCCATCTTCTCTGCTGTGGGCTCCTTCTACCTCCCGCTGGCCATCATACTGTCTATGTACTGCAGGGTGTATGTGGTGGCCCGCCAGGAGAGCCAGGGCCTGAGAGAGGGGCACAAAACAGACAAGTCAGATTCAGAGAGCGTAACGCTGAGGATCCACCGCGGCAACACAGccgtgtctgaggacgaggcccTGCACAGCCGCACACACTTCGCCCTGTGTCTCCTGAAGTTCTCCCGAGAAAAGAAGGCTGCCAAGACCCTGGGCATTGTGGTTGGCTGCTTTGTGCTCTGCTGGCTGCCTTTCTTCCTGGTGCTGCCCATAG GTTCCATATTCCCGGAATACAGACCTTCGGACACAGTTTTCAAGATCACCTTCTGGCTAGGCTACTTCAACAGCTGCATCAACCCTATCATCTACCCCTGTTCCAACCAGGAGTTTAAGAAGGCCTTCCAGAGTATTCTGGGAGTGCGCTGTCTGAGAGCCCAGCCCAGAGCCACTCATCACCTGGGTCCAGCCCAGCTTCAGGGTCATTCTCTCACTCTAAGACTAGAGGGCCGAGGGGACCCCTCCCGCCAcagcccctcctcctccataGCCCTGTCCCGCACACCCTCCTCTAGGGATGGCAgggagtggagggtattctctggAAGCTCCGCGGCAGGGTCTGGGACAGCGGTAGAGACAGGACGGGCTAAAGTGGCCCAACTGTGCAGTAAGAATCTGCTGAAGACCTGCTGCTGCATCAGAGACAGGAGCCTCAGCAAGGGGCCCAGCCATCCCCAGCCCCCTCCACACGGGACCCTGCCCATCATTAAGATCCACCAGCTGTCTTCGAGTGAAAATGGAGAGGCTGTATAA